ATTTGGGGCCCGCCGCCCCGGCTCGGGTAGAATGTAAAGGCTTGTTGGAGGTGCCCGGTTTGACCCACGAAAGCATCTGGGAAAACGTCCTGGACTACGTACGCGAGAACGTCACGAGCGTCGAATTCGACACCTGGTTCGCCCGTGTGAAGCCGCTGGGGCTGACGGGCGGGGCGCTCGAGCTGGGCGTGCCCACCAGCTTCGCCGGCGACTGGATCCAGAAGCACTACGGCCACCTGATCCAGGAGGCGCTCCTGCGGCTGGGGGCCCAGTCGCCCGAGTTCCGCCTCAAGGTCGTACCGGGCGAGGTCGTTCAGGACAAGATTCTCGAGGAGGACGCGCGCGCCCCGGCCGCCGCCCCCCGCACCCGCCTCAACCCCAAGTACACCTTCGAGAGCTTCGTCGTCGGCCCCGGCAACTCGATGGCGCACGCCGCCGCCATGGCCGTGGCCGAGGCCCCGGGCAAGGCCTACAACCCGCTCTTCATCTACGGGGGGGTGGGGCTGGGCAAGACCCACCTGATGCACGCCGTGGGCCACTACGCGCGCCAGCGCTTCCCCGAGATCCGCGTCGAGTACGTCTCTACCGAGACCTTCACCAACGACCTGATCAGCGCCATCCGCTCCGACCGCATGAACCAGTTCCGCGAGCGCTACCGCTCGGTGGACATGCTCCTCGTCGACGACGTGCAGTTCATCGCCGGCAAGGAGCGGACCCAGGAGGAGTTCTTCCACACCTTCAACACCCTCTACGAAGACGGCAAGCAGATCCTGCTCACCTCCGACCGGCCCCCGCGCGAGATCCTCACGCTCGAGTCGCGCCTGCGCAGCCGCTTCGAGTGGGGGCTGATCACCGACATCCAGCCCCCCGACCTGGAGACCCGGATCGCCATCCTCAAGATGAACGCCGAGCGCCGCGGGGTCCAGCTCAGCGAGGAGGTGCTCGAGTACGTGGCGCGCCAGGTGGCCTCGAACATCCGCGAGCTGGAGGGGGCGCTGATGCGCCTGATCGCCTACGCCTCGCTCTCCGGGGTGACGATCACGCCCAAAGTGGCCCAGAACGCGCTGGCCGACCTCTTCCACACCGCCGGCGAGGCGGTGACGATGGACGAGATCCTCGCCGCCGTGGCCGAACACTACGGCGTCACCCCCGCCGACCTCAAGTCCAAGGGGCGCAGCAAGGAGGTGGTGCGCCCGCGCCAGGTGGCCATGTACCTGATCCGCCAGCTCACCGGGGCCTCGCTGCCCGAGATCGGCCAGTTCTTCGGCGGCCGCGACCACACCACCGTCCTCTACGCCACCCAGAAGATCGGCAAGCTGCTCGCCGAAGACGCCGAGCTGCGCCGCACCGTCGAGGCGTTCGAAAGCAGGTGGGCCGGCCGTGGATAACCCTGCCCATAACCCTGGGGAAAGCCTGTGGAAGACCCTGTGGACAACCGCGGCCGCGGCCGCCCTGTGGAGAACCCCGCCGCCCTCCCCAGGTTTTCCGCAGGGCGCGGGGGCTTGTCCCCAGCGGCCTCCCCAGGCCGCCTCGCGTCCCCTGCGGGCCCGACGCGGCTTTTCCACAGTATCCCCAGCCCCTACGGTTACGACTACGGTATCTTTAAGCTTAAGGAACTTCGTCACCTTCCTTTAAGAACGGAGGACGTATGCAGGTTCGCTTGCCCAAACGCACCTTTGCCGAAGCGCTCGGCATGCTCGAGCGCATCATCCCAGGCCGCGCCAGCAACCCCGCGCTCACCCACCTGCGCTTCGAGGTCGCGGAGGGGGGGCTGCGGCTCCAGGGCTCGAACGGGGAGCTTGACCTGGAGCTCGTGGTCCCCGCCGAGGTCGAAGGCGAGGCGGTGCGCCTGGTTCCCGGCCAGCTGATCGGCCAGGTGGTGCGCAACCTCCCCGGCGAGCTCGTGGAGCTGGGGCTCGAGGAGGGGCAGCTCACGATCGAGAGCGGCTCCTTCGCCACCCGCCTCACCACGGCCGACCCCGCCGAGTTCCCCCCGCTGGCCTTCGAGGCCGAGACCGTGGCCCGCCTGCCGGCGCGCGAGCTGGGGCGGGCGCTGGCGCGGGTGCGCTACGCCGCCAGCGGCGAGGACTACCGCGCCATCTTCCGCGGGGTGCAGCTCGAGCTGCACCCGACGCGGCTGCGCAGCGTCGCCTCCGACGGCTTCCGGCTCGCCCTCTACGACCTGGAGCTCGCCCTCGACGCCGAGCGCAAGTTCGTCGTGCCGGCGCGCAGCGTCGACGAGATCGTGCGTGTCCTCGAGCGCACCGAGGGCGAGGTCGCCCTGGGGCTGCTCGGCGGCCACCTCACCCTCGCCGCCGAGGGGTTCCGCATGGCCGCGGCGCTGATGGAGGGCGAGTTCCCCGACTACGAGCGGGTGATCCCCCCCGAGTTCGCCCTGGAGGCCGAGATCGACGCCACCGCCCTCAAGGACAGCCTCAAGCGCGTCAAGGTGCTGGCCGACCGCAACAACCACCGGGTCGACCTGGTCTTCGAAGACGGGCGGCTCGAGGTGGTGGCCGAGGGCGACTACGGCCGCGGCGTCGAGCGGCTCGAGGTGGACGCCCGCGGCGAGGCGCAGATGGTGCTCGCCTACAACGCCGAGTACCTGGAAGGGGCGCTCGGCCCGATCGCCGGCAAAGCGCGCCTGCGCTTCTCGGGGGCGGCCAGCCCCAGCGTGATCCAGGACGCCGAGGACGGCGGCTACCTGGCCGTCGTGGTCCCCCTGCGGGTTTAAGCTGAGGGGCGGAGGTGGCCATGACCACAATCGTCGAAGTAAGCGCACGCGAAGTCCTGGACTCCCGCGGCAACCCCACCGTCGAGGCCGAGGTGACGCTGGAGGGCGGGCAGATCGGGCACGCGATGGTGCCCTCGGGCGCCTCGACCGGTGAGCACGAGGCCGTGGAGTTACGCGACGGCGGTCCCCGCTTCGGGGGCAAGGGCGTGCTCCAGGCGGTGGCCAACGTCAACGAGCGGATCGCCCCCGAAATCATCGGGATGAACGCCCTCGACCAGGAGGGGATCGACCGGGCGATGCTCGACCTCGACGGCACCCCCAACAAGGCGAACCTGGGGGCCAACGCCATCCTGGCGGTCTCCCTGGCGGTTTCGCGCGCCGCGGCCGAGGCGGTCGAGCTGCCGCTCTTCGCCTACCTGGGCGGGGTGCAGGGGGTCACCCTGCCGGTGCCGCTGATGAACGTGATCAACGGCGGCAAGCACGCCGACAACCGCGTGGACTTCCAGGAGTTCATGCTGGTGCCCGCGGGGGCCCCCAGCTTTCGCGAGGCGCTGCGCTACGGCGTCGAGACCTTCCACGCCCTAAAGGGGGTGCTGAAGAAGCGCGGCTACGGCACCAACGTTGGCGACGAAGGAGGGTTCGCGCCCAACCTGCAGAGCAACGAAGAGGCCGTCGAGGTGCTGCTCGAGGCCATTCAGGCCGCCGGCTACGAGCCGGGCAAGGAGATCTCGATCGCCCTCGACCCGGCCGCGAGCGAGTTCTACAAAGACGGCAAGTACCACCTCGAGGCCGAGGGCAAGGTGCTCGGCAGCGACGAGATGGTCGAGTACTGGGCCGAGTGGGTGGAGCGCTACCCCATCGTTTCGCTCGAAGACGGCCTCGACGAGAACGACTGGGCGGGCTGGCGGCGGCTCACCGAGCGCCTGGGGGATCGGATCCAGCTCGTGGGGGACGACCTCTTCGTCACCAACCCCGACTTCCTGGTGCGCGGCATCCGCGAGGGGGTGGCGAACGCCATCCTGGTCAAGCTCAACCAGATCGGGACGCTCTCGGAGACGCTCGAGACCGTGCGGCTGGCGCAGCGCCACCGCTACCGCACCGTGATCTCGCACCGCTCGGGCGAGACCGAGGACAGCTACATCGCCGACCTGGCGGTGGCGGTGAACGCCGGCCAGATCAAGACGGGTTCGGCCTCGCGCTCCGACCGCCTGGCCAAGTACAACCAGCTCCTGCGCATCGAGGAGGCGCTGGGCGCGGCCGCCCGCTTCCTGGGGTACGATGCTTTCTAAGCGCACCAAGATCGTCGCCACCATCGGGCCCGCCTCGCGCGACCCCGAGGTGCTCGCCCGCATGATCCAGGCGGGGCTCAACGTGGTGCGGCTCAACTTCAGCCACGGCCGCCCCGAGGACCACCGCGAGACCGTCGAGATGGTGCGCGCCGCCGCGGAGCACGCCGCCCGCCCCGTCGCCATCCTGCAGGACCTGCAGGGGCCCAAGATCCGCGTCGGCCGTTTCGCCGAGGGGAAGGCGGTGCTGAAGGCGGGCCAGCCCTTCGTGCTCACCACCGCCGACGTCACCGGCGACGAGCACCGGGTCTCGGTGAGCTACAAGGGGCTGGTGGGCGACGTCGAGCCCGGCCAGGTGCTGCTGCTCGACGACGGGCGGCTGCGCCTGCGGGTGGACCGGGTCGACCACGCGGCGGGCGAGATCCACACCGTCGTCGAGGTGGGGGGCGTGCTCTCGGACCAGAAGGGGATCAACATCCCCGGGGCCGACCTCTCGATCCCGGCGATGACCGACAAGGACATCGAGGACCTGGCGCTGGGGGCCGAGCTGGGGGTGGACTGGGTCGCGGTCAGCTTCGTGCGCAGCCGCGACGACCTGCTGCTCGCCCGCCACTACATGAACCGCCTGGGCCACGAGGCCAAGCTGATGGCCAAGATCGAGAAACCGGGGGCGGTGCAGCGCTTCGACGAGATCCTGGCCGAGGCCGACGGCGTCATGGTCGCCCGCGGCGACCTCGGGGTGGAGATGCCCCCCGAGGAGGTGCCCATCGTGCAGAAGCGGCTGATCCGGCGCACCCGCGCCGCCGGCAAGCCGGTGGTCACGGCCACGCAGATGCTCGAGTCCATGATTCACAGCCCCAGCCCCACGCGCGCCGAGGCCTCGGACGTGGCCAACGCCATCTTCGACGGCTCCGACGCGGTGATGCTCTCGGCCGAGACCGCGGTGGGGGAGTACCCGGTCGAGGCCGTGGCCATGATGGCGCGGGTGGCCCGCGCCGTCGAGGGTTCCCCGGAGTACCAGAACGCCCAGCGGATCCTGCGGCCCGAGCCCGAACACAACACCCAGGACGCGATCGCGCTCGCGGCCACCGAGGTCGCCGAGTCGCTGCCGGCCAAGGTGATCGTCGTCTTCACGGCGTCGGGCTCCTCGCTGTGGCGGGTGGCCCGCTACCGCCCCGGGGTGCCCATCCTGGCGCTCACCCCCAACGCCCGGGTGCGCCAGCAGCTGGTGCTGGCCTCGGGGGTCTACACGGCCACCGCCCCCGACCCGACGAGCACCGACGAGATGGTCGCCGAGGCCGTCGACTTCGTCAAGAGCGCGAAGCTGGCCGACGTGGGCGACCGCATCGTCATCACCGCGGGGGTGCCCTTCGGCGTCCGCGGTTCGACGAACATGGTCTGGGTGGAACAGGTGAAGTAACCGTGCGGGTGCGTTACGCCCGGGTCCGCGAGGCCGCGGGGCCGCCGCCGGCCGCGGCGCTGGCCCTGGCCGCTGAAGCGCTGCTGCGCCTGGGCGACCGGCCCGAGCCCGAGGGGCTCGCCGACGAGGAGCGCCTGCAGCAGGCGCTGGAACGCGTCGCCCGCGAGGCGGGGGAGGCCGATCCCCGGACCGCCGCGGCGGCGACGCTGGAGCTCCTGCGCGACCGGGGGTGGATCGAGCGGGCGGGCGGCGGGGAGCCGCGGCTCCAGGCCCACCCCGAGCTGCTGCGGCTGGCGGCGCTGCGGGCGCTGCGGGCGCTGCTGCCGCACGCGCGCCCCGCCGCCGGCGCCTGGCCCCGCCCCGGGGTGCGCGGGCCCCACGAGCCCCACGGCCCGGAGCGGCCCTGGCGCTGGGGGGAGCCGCTGCAGCTCGACGCCGCGGCGACCCTGAAGGCGGGGCTGCTGCGGGGCGGGCTGACGCTGGCGGACCTGCGGGTGCGCGAGGGCGAGGGCGGCCGGCGCTCCGCCGTGGCGCTGCTGCTCGACTGCTCCCACTCGATGGTGCTGTACGGGGTCGACCGCTTCGGCCCCGCCAAGCGGCTCGCGCTGGCGCTGCACCACTGGTTGGGGCGCGAGGGCGACCGCCTCCGGGTCGTCTGCTTCCACGACGTCGCCGTCCCGGTTCCGCCCGAGCGCCTACCCTTTCTGCGCGCCCATCCCTCGCACACCAACACCGCCGCAGCGCTCGAGGCCGCCCGGGAGTGGCTGCGCCGCCAGGGCGACGTGCGCCGGCGGGCGGTGCTGGTGACCGACGGCCGCCCCACCGCGGTGCTGCGCCCCGACGGCCGGGTCTACAAGAACGCTTGGGGGCGCGACCCCGAAATCGAGCGCACCACCCGCGCGGCGGCCGCCCGCCTGCGCCGGGCGGGCGCGGAGCTCGACGTCTACATGCTCGACGACGAGCCCCAGGCGCTGGCCCGGGTGCGCGAGTTGGCCCGCACCGCCCGGGGACGGGCGTTCCAGGTCGATCCCGAACAGCTCGGGCGCCGGGTCCTCACCGATCTGATGCGGGCCGCGCGGTAGACTGGGGCATGCGCCGTTGGTGGCAGGCCGCCTGGGTGACGGGCGTGCTTGAGGGCTGGTCGCGGAGCGTGCGGGTCTGGACGCACCGCGCCCCGGCCTGGGTCTGGGAGCAGCGGCAGGCGCGCACGCCGCTCTCGCTCGGCCTCCCCTACTATCCGGCGCGCGGCGCCCGCGGGATCGAGCTCGTGCCCAAGGACGCCTACCTGCAGGAGGTTGAGGACCTCTTGTTCACCTGCACCGCCCCGCCGGAGGAGCGGCGGTAGACTTGGAGCGATGAAGCACCTGCTGGCTCTACGGGACGCGCACTGGGACGAATGGGAGCGCCTGCTGGGGCATCCCTTCCTGCACCGCCTGCGCGGCGGCGAGGTGTCCGAGCGCAGCGTCTACGCCTGGATGGAGCAGAACTACCGCTTCGTCGAGGGGCTGCTGGAGCTGCAGGCGCGCCTGGTGCCCCGGGCCCCCCGCGCCCACCGGCTGGTGCTCGCCCACGGCCTGGTGGGGATCGTCGAGGACCTCGACTGGATGGCCATCCAACCCATCAACCCGGGCGCCCCCGCCCACCCCGCCCGCGAACGCTACCTGGCCTTCCTGCGGCTGTTGGACCAGGAGCCCTACCCGGTCAGCGTCGTCGCGTTGTGGACGATCAACCGCGTCTTCCACGACGCCTGGAGCAGCGCCGCGCCCAGCGGCGGCCCCTTCGTCGACCTGGTGGAGCACTGGACGGCCCCGGAGTTCCATGCCTACCTGCACGACCTCGCCGAGGTGGCCGAGGAGGCGTGGCTGGCCGCCGGCGAAGCGGAGCGTCAACGGGTGCACGCCCTCGTGGGCGAGATCCTGCGCCTCGAGTGGGGCAGCTGGGACATGGCCCAGGCCTTCGCCGGCCACTACGGCTAGCCCGGACCGGCCTCCACCCGCCCCGACCAGACGGTCACGGCCCGCCCCCACAGCAGCACGCGGTCCCCGCGCAGCTCCAGCTCGAGCGTCCCGCCGCGCGCCGACGCCTGGTAGGCGCGCAGGCGGTCCCTGCCCAGCGCCGCGGCCCAGTAGCGGGCCATGCGCGCGTGGGCCGACCCGGTGACGGGGTCTTCGGGTACGCCCACCGCCGGGGCGAAGAAGCGCGAGACGACGTCGTAAGCGCCGCTTTCGTCCCGGGCCGTCACGACCACGCCGCGGGCCGGGGCCCGCGCCAGCAGGCCCGGGTCGGGCGCGAGCGCGCGCACCGCGGCCGCGCTTTCGAGCACCACGATCCAGTCGTCCTCGGCGCGGCCGCTCCAGACCGGGCGCACCCTGCCCAGCGCCGCCGCGATCGCCTCGGGCAGGGGTGCGGCCACGGCCTCGGGCGCGGGGAAGTCGAGGCCGATCCGCGCCCCTGCGCGCGTCGCGTAGAGCCGGCCGCTCCGGGTCTCGAAGGCGAGGCGCGGCTCCGGGCGCTCGAGGTGGCGCCAGAGCACGTGTGCGCTCGCCAGGGTGGCGTGGCCGCAGAGGTCCACCTCGACCTTGGGGGTGAACCAGCGCAGCCGCCAGGCGTCCCCTTCGGGCCAGAGGAAGGCCGTCTCCGAGAGGTTCATCTCCCGGGCCAGGGCCTGCATCCAGGCCGGGTCCGCGGGCGCCTCCAGCACGCAGACGGCCGCGGGGTTGCCCGCGAAGGGGCGGTCCGTGAAGGCGTCGACGCCGAAGAGGCGGCTCACGCCTCCTCCAGCACCACCAGCGCCCGCGCCTGCACGTGGTCCGGGGCCAGCCCCTCGCTGGTCTTGAAGGCCACGCTCACGTCGGCGGGCTCGAGCCCGCACAGCTCGGCGACGCGGCGGCGCATCGCCTCGCGGTAGGGGGCCAGCTTGGGGCGGTCGAGCGTCACCACCGCCCGCACCTGGCGCACCCGGCCGCAGCGGGGGCGCTCGCACCGCAGGGGGTGGGCGCCGGCGAGCTCGAGCACCCGCTCGAGCAGCTCGGCCCCCGACAGCCCCGCCCACCGCGGGTCGGTGTCGGGAAAGACCTCGCCGATGTCCCCCGCGCCGACGGCGCTCAGCACCGCGTCG
This genomic stretch from Oceanithermus profundus DSM 14977 harbors:
- a CDS encoding PhzF family phenazine biosynthesis protein, which encodes MSRLFGVDAFTDRPFAGNPAAVCVLEAPADPAWMQALAREMNLSETAFLWPEGDAWRLRWFTPKVEVDLCGHATLASAHVLWRHLERPEPRLAFETRSGRLYATRAGARIGLDFPAPEAVAAPLPEAIAAALGRVRPVWSGRAEDDWIVVLESAAAVRALAPDPGLLARAPARGVVVTARDESGAYDVVSRFFAPAVGVPEDPVTGSAHARMARYWAAALGRDRLRAYQASARGGTLELELRGDRVLLWGRAVTVWSGRVEAGPG
- the pyk gene encoding pyruvate kinase, producing the protein MLSKRTKIVATIGPASRDPEVLARMIQAGLNVVRLNFSHGRPEDHRETVEMVRAAAEHAARPVAILQDLQGPKIRVGRFAEGKAVLKAGQPFVLTTADVTGDEHRVSVSYKGLVGDVEPGQVLLLDDGRLRLRVDRVDHAAGEIHTVVEVGGVLSDQKGINIPGADLSIPAMTDKDIEDLALGAELGVDWVAVSFVRSRDDLLLARHYMNRLGHEAKLMAKIEKPGAVQRFDEILAEADGVMVARGDLGVEMPPEEVPIVQKRLIRRTRAAGKPVVTATQMLESMIHSPSPTRAEASDVANAIFDGSDAVMLSAETAVGEYPVEAVAMMARVARAVEGSPEYQNAQRILRPEPEHNTQDAIALAATEVAESLPAKVIVVFTASGSSLWRVARYRPGVPILALTPNARVRQQLVLASGVYTATAPDPTSTDEMVAEAVDFVKSAKLADVGDRIVITAGVPFGVRGSTNMVWVEQVK
- the ispF gene encoding 2-C-methyl-D-erythritol 2,4-cyclodiphosphate synthase → MWIGFGEDAHRLEPGRKLLLGGVEVAADRGPVAHSDGDALLHAVADAVLSAVGAGDIGEVFPDTDPRWAGLSGAELLERVLELAGAHPLRCERPRCGRVRQVRAVVTLDRPKLAPYREAMRRRVAELCGLEPADVSVAFKTSEGLAPDHVQARALVVLEEA
- a CDS encoding transcriptional activator, tena family translates to MKHLLALRDAHWDEWERLLGHPFLHRLRGGEVSERSVYAWMEQNYRFVEGLLELQARLVPRAPRAHRLVLAHGLVGIVEDLDWMAIQPINPGAPAHPARERYLAFLRLLDQEPYPVSVVALWTINRVFHDAWSSAAPSGGPFVDLVEHWTAPEFHAYLHDLAEVAEEAWLAAGEAERQRVHALVGEILRLEWGSWDMAQAFAGHYG
- the eno gene encoding phosphopyruvate hydratase produces the protein MTTIVEVSAREVLDSRGNPTVEAEVTLEGGQIGHAMVPSGASTGEHEAVELRDGGPRFGGKGVLQAVANVNERIAPEIIGMNALDQEGIDRAMLDLDGTPNKANLGANAILAVSLAVSRAAAEAVELPLFAYLGGVQGVTLPVPLMNVINGGKHADNRVDFQEFMLVPAGAPSFREALRYGVETFHALKGVLKKRGYGTNVGDEGGFAPNLQSNEEAVEVLLEAIQAAGYEPGKEISIALDPAASEFYKDGKYHLEAEGKVLGSDEMVEYWAEWVERYPIVSLEDGLDENDWAGWRRLTERLGDRIQLVGDDLFVTNPDFLVRGIREGVANAILVKLNQIGTLSETLETVRLAQRHRYRTVISHRSGETEDSYIADLAVAVNAGQIKTGSASRSDRLAKYNQLLRIEEALGAAARFLGYDAF
- the dnaA gene encoding chromosomal replication initiator protein DnaA; amino-acid sequence: MTHESIWENVLDYVRENVTSVEFDTWFARVKPLGLTGGALELGVPTSFAGDWIQKHYGHLIQEALLRLGAQSPEFRLKVVPGEVVQDKILEEDARAPAAAPRTRLNPKYTFESFVVGPGNSMAHAAAMAVAEAPGKAYNPLFIYGGVGLGKTHLMHAVGHYARQRFPEIRVEYVSTETFTNDLISAIRSDRMNQFRERYRSVDMLLVDDVQFIAGKERTQEEFFHTFNTLYEDGKQILLTSDRPPREILTLESRLRSRFEWGLITDIQPPDLETRIAILKMNAERRGVQLSEEVLEYVARQVASNIRELEGALMRLIAYASLSGVTITPKVAQNALADLFHTAGEAVTMDEILAAVAEHYGVTPADLKSKGRSKEVVRPRQVAMYLIRQLTGASLPEIGQFFGGRDHTTVLYATQKIGKLLAEDAELRRTVEAFESRWAGRG
- the dnaN gene encoding DNA polymerase III subunit beta; its protein translation is MQVRLPKRTFAEALGMLERIIPGRASNPALTHLRFEVAEGGLRLQGSNGELDLELVVPAEVEGEAVRLVPGQLIGQVVRNLPGELVELGLEEGQLTIESGSFATRLTTADPAEFPPLAFEAETVARLPARELGRALARVRYAASGEDYRAIFRGVQLELHPTRLRSVASDGFRLALYDLELALDAERKFVVPARSVDEIVRVLERTEGEVALGLLGGHLTLAAEGFRMAAALMEGEFPDYERVIPPEFALEAEIDATALKDSLKRVKVLADRNNHRVDLVFEDGRLEVVAEGDYGRGVERLEVDARGEAQMVLAYNAEYLEGALGPIAGKARLRFSGAASPSVIQDAEDGGYLAVVVPLRV
- a CDS encoding VWA domain-containing protein, whose product is MRVRYARVREAAGPPPAAALALAAEALLRLGDRPEPEGLADEERLQQALERVAREAGEADPRTAAAATLELLRDRGWIERAGGGEPRLQAHPELLRLAALRALRALLPHARPAAGAWPRPGVRGPHEPHGPERPWRWGEPLQLDAAATLKAGLLRGGLTLADLRVREGEGGRRSAVALLLDCSHSMVLYGVDRFGPAKRLALALHHWLGREGDRLRVVCFHDVAVPVPPERLPFLRAHPSHTNTAAALEAAREWLRRQGDVRRRAVLVTDGRPTAVLRPDGRVYKNAWGRDPEIERTTRAAAARLRRAGAELDVYMLDDEPQALARVRELARTARGRAFQVDPEQLGRRVLTDLMRAAR